In Thermofilum pendens Hrk 5, the sequence CTTGTTCCTTCGCAATGAGGCCCTGGGACTCCAGCTTGCGTAGTATTTTCAATCCCTTTCTACTGTCTACATCCAGCTTCTTCCATAGTTCCCGCTGAAGCACACCCTTCTCGCCAGCCTCCCTTAAAAGCTCCAGGACTCTCCTCTCTAGTGCCTGAAATTGCACGGATGACTCTTCTAGCTCCTCTATGTCCTCCTCGTGGGCATAGACTTTCGAAGCAGGAGCCATTGGAAGTTACCTCTGAAAGTTTATCTTCGCAAAACATGAATAAATCGTTTTTCTTCGCGCGCTAGTTTCCCCTACGTTCGCACGGAGCAAAGAGTAATATCGGGGGAGAGCATAACACTCTTGAGAGGCATTATGGTGAAGTACTTGGTCGTCTTTATAGTGGGACCAGCTGGCTCCGGAAAGAGTACATTCACTTCGAGCTTCAAGGACTGGCTACTTTCACAGAGTACCCCCGCTTCAACAATCAACCTCGACCCCGCCGTGGAATACTTAGACTATGACCCCGACATCGACATAAGGGAGTACGTATTCGTGAGGGATGTAATAGAGAAGTATAACTTGGGACCTAATGGGGCGATAATAGCCTCTGTCGACTTGGCTGTTGAACATTTAGACAAGGTGCAGGCCGCCATGGAAGACCTACCCGAAGGCTACGTCCTCGTAGACACGCCGGGCCAGATGGAGATTTTCGCTTACAGGCAGAGCGGTACTTACATTGTCAGCGAACTATGCTCGTCCAGCTCCCTCTGCGCTGCGGTGTTCATGGTGGACGCCAGCATAGCCACTCAACCCTACAACTTCCTATCCCAGCTATTCCTCTCGGCGTCGATGTACTATAGGCTGAGGCTACCGCTGACAGTCGCAGTCAATAAGATCGACGTGCTTGAAGACATGGAGAAAAACAGGCTGCTAAACTGGTTGTCCGATGTGGAGTCTATGGAAAACGAGCTCGAGTTCGCGAGCAACGTAGACAGAGTCTTCACGAAGAGAGTTTTACGACTCTTATCGGACTTCATGGAAGTAGTCCCGTTCGTACCCGTCTCTGCGAAAACCAAGGAAAACTTCGAGCAAGTGTACTTCTACTTGCAACAGATCTATAGAGGGGGAGAGGACTTCGAGAGAGACGCAAGTGAATTATAGGAATTCCTTGATCCGTTCTACCACGTTTGGACTCTGCGTGATGTACCTCCCCACCACGTAGATGTCTGGCTCCAGTTTTTCGACCAGGCTCTTCACGGCAGGCGTAATGCCGCCTGCAACCGCTATCTTCACCTCTGGGCTAAGCTCCCTTATTTGGTTCACAGCAACGCCGAGCTCCTCAAAATATTTCTGCCTCGATGCTTCCTCGTCTATACCTCTATGAAGCTCGACGACCAGCTTCTCTAGGGGGAAGCCTATCTCGCGGGCTACGCGGATGATTTCTCGCACGAGGAACGGTACTTCCCTAGCTTCGATACCGATAGTGTCCACGGCGACGAGCCTTCCCCTTTTTAGCCCGGCTTCAAGGAAAGCCTTCAGCGTACCCATGGGAGCCCTCGCTAGGACGGACGCTATATCGGCTCCGAAGTCGTATGCTAGACTGGCCTCCAGCTCTCCTACGTCGGCCGTCTTCAGGTCGGCGTATAGTGTTAGACCCCCGGAGGCGAGCTTAAGCTTAGGCAACACTCTCACTCCCACAGCTTTGATTAAGGGTGTTCCCGCCTCCACCACAAGTCTATCGCAGGGGAAAGCTCCCTGCCTACAACCCTCGCCCATCGCTCCAGCTACTCTCAAGGCGCGCTCCTCGTCTACTACGTCGAGCGCAACCTGAACCAGGTAACGCCTCGACACGAGAAAGTAAAGTTAGCCGTTGTTTATAAAGCTCGCGCGTGCGTCTCGAAGGATCCTAGGACTGCTGCTCTCCGGACTTCAAGTTTATCAGGTTAAACTCGACTAGTAGCTTCCACTCGTCGAGGGTTACGGGGTCTCCTCTGCGGAATCTCTCGTAGGCCTCCATGGCTTTGCCGTAGAGTTGCCTCTTACGCTCTTCCAGGTGCTGCGACAACTCCTTTGCCTTCAGCAGTATCGAGATTCTCTCAAGCTCCTCCCTGAGCGACTTTTCCTCGGAGAGGAGCGAGATGTAGATCTGGTGATAGTTGTTCGCAGTCTCCCTTATCCTGTCGCGTTCCTGCTTGAGCTCAACGAGTCTTTTAACGAGCTCGTCTCTCTGTTGCTTTAAAGCCTGCATCTGCTCCTTAACTTTAAGGTACTCCGAGACTACAG encodes:
- a CDS encoding helix-turn-helix transcriptional regulator, whose product is MAPASKVYAHEEDIEELEESSVQFQALERRVLELLREAGEKGVLQRELWKKLDVDSRKGLKILRKLESQGLIAKEQVVYKGRKTYVLKLAKEAEEVQIPGFLEEIPCFFCPFLHKCASGERDIYSCAILQEWLNKDD
- a CDS encoding ATP/GTP-binding protein, which produces MVKYLVVFIVGPAGSGKSTFTSSFKDWLLSQSTPASTINLDPAVEYLDYDPDIDIREYVFVRDVIEKYNLGPNGAIIASVDLAVEHLDKVQAAMEDLPEGYVLVDTPGQMEIFAYRQSGTYIVSELCSSSSLCAAVFMVDASIATQPYNFLSQLFLSASMYYRLRLPLTVAVNKIDVLEDMEKNRLLNWLSDVESMENELEFASNVDRVFTKRVLRLLSDFMEVVPFVPVSAKTKENFEQVYFYLQQIYRGGEDFERDASEL
- a CDS encoding orotidine 5'-phosphate decarboxylase / HUMPS family protein — its product is MSRRYLVQVALDVVDEERALRVAGAMGEGCRQGAFPCDRLVVEAGTPLIKAVGVRVLPKLKLASGGLTLYADLKTADVGELEASLAYDFGADIASVLARAPMGTLKAFLEAGLKRGRLVAVDTIGIEAREVPFLVREIIRVAREIGFPLEKLVVELHRGIDEEASRQKYFEELGVAVNQIRELSPEVKIAVAGGITPAVKSLVEKLEPDIYVVGRYITQSPNVVERIKEFL